The Toxotes jaculatrix isolate fToxJac2 chromosome 20, fToxJac2.pri, whole genome shotgun sequence DNA segment AAGCTGGAATGTACTTGATGGCTTCATACATggtatggtaaaaaaaaaaaaaaaagttaaatgcaGATTCCCTATAATTCCCAGTTCCACGAATCTCCAGCTTATTGTGGTGTACTTGAATAAAAATCATTCGGTTTCCCATAGTAACGGTTTGTCTATTGCACACAGTGCAATTTACAGTGGTTGAACTTTAACCCACAACATGTCATGCACAATATGCAATAAAGATTctcaatatttttattatcttgttttcatgtcagtactgatgcaaagctgtctgttgttttcataAGCAACACCAATCAAATCACAAACTGCACACTTATTTAGTTATATAGTTACTTAGTTATAGCACACCTAGGAATCCTTGTATCATAAAGGAATAAAATGTGACGTCTTTGCCAGTGATTTTCTGTAAATTATAACAAagacacttttttctttctgggaAATCTTGTATTGCTTCTTTGTTTAAGAGTTTGAGTTTGAATTGTCTCCTTCAAGTTTAAAGGCCACATCTTTCCCGTCTTATCATTTTACAGCCACTAAGAAGCATGAGATCACCTTTAACACCAAaaacttttcctctttccaGGTATAAGGGTAATTAACATGCATTGTATATTGGCTAAAGAGACTTTAAAAGAGATCATTGTAATTGCCCCTTCCGGCCTTCCCGAAAAATAGGTGTGGAGAGTGATGCAATCTGCACAGCCTTTAAAAGGATGCAATTCCTCCACATCTGCACTATCTGTCCTGCATGTCTGAAGATGGGCTGCAGACGCACAGACTGCATTGCAAAGCCTCTGTCTGGCCTTTTTGAAAAACTCGGATCACTTGTAGGCTcctgtcctttttattttttcataattcccattttcctctcagcagcactcGGCGGAGGCTTCATTTTTCTCAAAGACAGGGAGGACAATGACCTTGAACAGCAATTCACACCGAAGAAAGGACCCTCAAAGGCAACAAGAGCCTTTGTCAGAGAAAAATTCCCCTACAATGACTCCATGTTTTCAGAAGACAGGCTGTACGAAGCGGGCAACTTTGCATCCCTCATTGCTGTGTCAACTAACGGTTCAAATGTACTAGCAAACCCTGCCTTTGAGGACATCATCAGACTCAACAATAAGATTCTTAATATCACTGTGAACAATGGGACACTGGGATTCAATGAGTTGTGTGCAAAAGCCAATGGAGAATGTGTCTCTAATACCATCCTGAAAATTGTCAGCTCCAATGAAACTGACCAAACCAGCATCACCTACcctgtacacacatacagatccAGTTCAGTCTTTCTGGGTCCTGTTCTGGGTGGGGTTATCACAGATGTCAACGGCTCAGTCGTGAGTGCTCAGGCTGTAAAACTCTTCTACTACTTAGAGAGTCAAGAAAGCATGGCTGAAGCCTCCAAATTATGGCTGAGAGGATTTAAAGAACTCTTGttggatgagacagacagcaaacacactgacGTATGTATCACACTGCTtctaatatactgtattttctcAGACAGGTTCTCTTTATCTGGTCTTTCTTTAAAGATGAAACATTCTCCTGGGGTCATATGACCGAAATCCAAGCTGTCACCATGGTTTTACTGCGGTCATGACATCCATGTGTAAACACAGTTTTCTGACTCAAATGCTCCTGTTGGCTTCTTTCTCCTGTGCTCTATTCTAGGTAACTTACTGCACCTCCAAATCCAGGCAGGAAGAGATTGACAGTCACACCACAGATGGCTTCCCTCTATTCCTCATCACTTATGCCTGTGCTATCACCTTCTCGGTGATATCCTGCCTGAGGTAAGAAGTGATCAGTGACTGTCACACAGTGAGTGATTTCCTGACTGCAGGCCAAGTCAGGGACACAGAGAGCTGTTGTTTATCAATGTGACTGAAATGACAGGAAAGCCACATGCAGGTTACGTGCAGTGATCAAAACAATTTCAGAATTggttaatctttatttaaaactcatttttgttttatgtcaaTGTAGATTTAGAGgttttagtttattttgagtttcTCTAAGGTGCAGTTCAGAGTAGGTATTTcaaatacagtatgtctgtAATCGTGTGGCTTTAAATGGGAAGTTACAGAGCAAAAGTTAAACTTCTCACTCTTCTGTAGTGACTTATGAGTGTGCATCAACAGAAAGTGTAACATTGCATTAAGTTCAGTTAAGTTTCAAATATTTCTGAGCATAGATTTGCACATTTTAACACCTGTGGTAAACATTCATTAACATCTGATCCTTTTTACTGAAATTTGCAAAACTGAGCAAGATAATTTTCAGTTGAaactttgggaaaaaaaaggtccatGCTTATTGCATTCTGTTACCTTTATTGTGCACATGTATTTACATACTACAGCAGTGTTTATGAACACCATCCTATCTTTACCTCCTTGACAGACTGGACAATGTGAGGAACAAGGTGTGGGTGGCTGTCTTTGGCGTCCTCTCCTCTGGGCTGGCTGTTCTTTCCTCCTTGGGCTTGTTGCTTTACATCGGAGTGCCATTTGTTATTACAGTCGCAAACTCTCCTTTCCTAATACTTGGTGAGGAAGACCAGCCTTTTTTGTTTCATACTGTAGTTTTAGAATTTAGTTTGGAGTGCAACATCCATCATGTAATTTTCATACCATTAACATGATTCTTCCAGGCATTGGTCTCAACAACATGTTCATCATGGTGTCCGACTGGCAGCACACCAACGTGAAAGACCCGGTGCCGAAGCGGATGGCTCACACTTACAAAGAGGCTATCATGTCCATCACCATCACCGCTTTGACTGATGTCCTCAAATTCTCCATAGGCGTCAAGTCTGACTTCCCATCAGTGCAGTCGTTCTGCATTTACACCAGCACCTCCATCATATTTTGTTACATCTACACAATCACCTTCTTTGGAGCCTTCCTGGCTCTAAATGGTAGGCGAGAATCCAGCAACAGGCACTGGCTGACCTGCATGAAAATATCATCAGACAATCCCAATCATCGTTCTGAGGTGTATAACATCTGCTGTGTGGGAGGCGACTATGATAAGAAcactggagcagaaaaaaaacaaccagcaAGTAATTTCTTCAAGGATTACTACGGCCCATTTTTGATCAAGCCCTGGGTCAAAGGAGCTGTAATCTTCCTTTATTTGGTATATTTAGCCACTAGTATTCTTGGATGTTTCCAAGTACAACAGGGGATTGAGCTTTATGATCTGGCAGCTGATAAGTCCCACGTTACAAGATACAATAGAAAGGATAGGCAGCATTTTTATGATTACGGTCCATCTGTGATGGTTATTGTAAGTGAGGAATTTCCATACTGGGATAAGACCAAGAGGTACCAACTTCAGGGATGTATAGAGGAATTCAGACGGCTGCAGTTTGTAGATGAGGATATCTACACATCCTGGCTGGACTCTTATTTGTCATATGGACAAGAAAGGCATTTAAACCTCGATGATAAagatgtttttctgaaaaatcTATCTCActtttttgatttatttccttttttaaagcAAGATGTGAATCTCACTGGCCATGCCATCCATGCATCCCGCTTCTTCATTCAGACTGTTGATATTGCCAATGCCAGCATGGAAATTGAAATG contains these protein-coding regions:
- the LOC121200801 gene encoding patched domain-containing protein 3-like; translated protein: MGCRRTDCIAKPLSGLFEKLGSLVGSCPFYFFIIPIFLSAALGGGFIFLKDREDNDLEQQFTPKKGPSKATRAFVREKFPYNDSMFSEDRLYEAGNFASLIAVSTNGSNVLANPAFEDIIRLNNKILNITVNNGTLGFNELCAKANGECVSNTILKIVSSNETDQTSITYPVHTYRSSSVFLGPVLGGVITDVNGSVVSAQAVKLFYYLESQESMAEASKLWLRGFKELLLDETDSKHTDVTYCTSKSRQEEIDSHTTDGFPLFLITYACAITFSVISCLRLDNVRNKVWVAVFGVLSSGLAVLSSLGLLLYIGVPFVITVANSPFLILGIGLNNMFIMVSDWQHTNVKDPVPKRMAHTYKEAIMSITITALTDVLKFSIGVKSDFPSVQSFCIYTSTSIIFCYIYTITFFGAFLALNGRRESSNRHWLTCMKISSDNPNHRSEVYNICCVGGDYDKNTGAEKKQPASNFFKDYYGPFLIKPWVKGAVIFLYLVYLATSILGCFQVQQGIELYDLAADKSHVTRYNRKDRQHFYDYGPSVMVIVSEEFPYWDKTKRYQLQGCIEEFRRLQFVDEDIYTSWLDSYLSYGQERHLNLDDKDVFLKNLSHFFDLFPFLKQDVNLTGHAIHASRFFIQTVDIANASMEIEMLNELKITAGRCRVAKLLVYNQEFIFFDQYGVVVSSTIKNVGVITAVMLVISLLLIPNPVCSLWVTCSIGSVTAGVTGFMALWDVSLDSISMIIFTVCIGFTVDFSAHVAYAFVSSKKPCPDDKAVDALSNLGYPILQGALSTILGVSVLATSSFYTFRTFFKIFFLVMFIGMVHGLVFIPVFLTSFTCSSEKDDSKDRSLKISKQTHF